The genomic segment TTTGACGTTCATGATTTTGTAATAACCGCTTCCGGCGCTTAAAATGCGGAATTGCTGATTGAGCCCGCCGTTGCTCGTATATTGAATGACAGTAGCGCCATCTGCAACCGAGCTGCTGGTAATATCCATGACTTTGCCGCTGTTGCGGTTTTTGATCGTGTAATAGCGTCCTCCAACGTCGGTGAACTGCCAATGCTGGCTTGTCCAGCCGCCATCGGTGTATTGCTCGATCTGCACGCCGTCCGTCGTGCCGCCGCTAGTGACGCCAAGGAGCTTGCTGCTGGCGCGGTTCGCGATTTTGTACCAGGATGTCGTATTGACAGGCGGCGCTACAGTGCCGGTGGCGCTGCCTGTCGCCGTGTCAATCGTAAGTTGGTCGGCCCAGTCCAGCGTCATGGTAGTAGACGAAGGGAAGGTGATCGGCAGCCACACATACTCTGAGGTATTGACCGCTCCGCCCCAAGCGCCGGCCCAGCGGTCGCCCATGTAAAGAAACGAAGTAGTGGATGAGCCCTCAATAGGCAGCACATGCGTAGATTGCGAGTTGTAGGTATTGCCATTGCCGACGTTTGTCAGGCCGCTCCAAGTACCGGAAATGCTGCTGGCCGTCGCATATTTCGCCTGGTTCGGCGCCCAGCCAGTCGCCCCGGAGGTGACGAGGAAGTAGGTGCTGCCCCGCTTGAACATGGCAGGCGCTTCGCGGTATTGGCCGACCCACAGGGTGGAGACGAGCGAATCGACGCCAAGGAAGTCGGAGGTCAGGCGATAAATATTTAAATCGGCGTTGACGCGGGTAGCGGAGATGAGATAGGCGGTGCCATTGTCGTTGTAGACCGTCATATCACGGGAGTCGTAGTTCAGCGGACGGAAGCTGCCGTGATACGTATAGGGGCCTTCAATGTTGGTGGAGGAAGCGACAGCGACCTGCGCATCGCCGTAGTCTACGCCGTTTTCCTTATGCATCCACATCACATATTTATTCGTAGCCGCATTATAGATGACTTTGGGACGCTCAATGTTGGCGGTTGCCAGCTCGGGCGACGAGGTTTTGCTGAGGACATTGGCACGAAGCTCCCAGTTTTTCAGATCTGCTGAGCGATAGACGGAAACGTAATTGACGCCGTCGCGATTTTCGCCAAACCAGTAGTAATAGCTGCCTGACTTGAGAATTCCGCCTCCATGAGCTTGAATCGGATTGCCAGCGGTGTCTTTGAACTGGATGCCATTGTCGAACGTGACAGGAGCAGCGGCCGCAGGAACGGTCATAAGAGTAAGAGCCAAAGCGACGGTGAGCACATACGCGAGCAAAAGCCGGGACTTGCTTTTCATCATAAAAACCTCCTTGGATTGTGATGAGGCAATCGCAAGCATCGGCGTAAGCATGGACCGCATAGCTGCTCGGAGCCCGGCTTAGGCTTAACTCGGGTTATGGGGTTGGCTAGGCGAAAAACGAGAAAAAGTAAGCGCTTGCAAATAAGATTGTACAACGGCGATGAGGGAAAAGCATCCTATTATTTTTACTTATTTTGGTGGGTGGGTGACGTGCGGAGGGGCAATGCGGCATTTGACGTGAAACCGCTATCGCGGTACGCTAAAAGCAAAATAAAGCCGCCATGCGGTACGGCGATGATTGAGGCGGACAGGGGAGCAGAAAGATGGGAAACAGCCGCGCGAATTGGCGCAATGTCGGGATTTTCGCTCATGTCGATGCAGGCAAAACGACGACGACGGAGCATATGCTGTATGTCAGCGGACGCACGCGGACGCTAGGCAGTGTCGATACAGGAACGACGATAACGGATTCCATGGAGGTTGAGCGGGCAAGGGGCATTTCGGTACGGGCAGCAATGACCGCATTGGAGTGGCACGGTACGCATGTGCAGCTGGTCGATACGCCAGGTCACGTCGATTTTCTCTCGGAGGTGGAGCGTGCGCTGCGCGTAATGGATGGCGCTGTTCTGATCGTGTCCGCAGTGGAGGGCGTGCAGGCGCAGACGGAGCTGATCTGGAATGCACTGCGCAAGCTGTGCATCCCTACGCTGATTTATATTAATAAAATGGACCGCGTCGGCGCTGATTGCGAAGCGGTACTTGCCGATATCCGCAGCTATTTGACGGCGGATCTGCTCGCGGTGCAGCGTCCGCTCGGCATCGAGCAGCAATTCGCTGGCGCGGAGGATTTGTGGGCGGAGGGCGCGGATGCAGATGCGCGCACGGCGCTGCTTGAGGCGCTGGCGGAGCAGGATGAGCGGCTGCTGGAGCGGTATGTCAGCGGCGAGGAAGTGCCGCTGGCGGAGTGGCGGGCGGAAGCCGCCGCGAAGGCGCGCCGTGCGGAGGTGTATCCGGTGATGTACGGCGCATCGAGCAAAGGCATTGGCGTGCAGGCGCTGCTGGACGCGATGATCGAATATTTGCCGGCGCCGGGCGGAGAGGCGGATGCGCCGCCTTCAGGCATTGTGTTTAAGATTGAGCGTGACAAGGTGATGGGCAGGATGGCTTACATCCGGCTATATCAAGGGAAAATCCGCAATCGCGATGTCGTTCGCAATTTTACGCAGCAAATGGATGAGAAGGTGACGCAAATTCGCAAAATGGACGGCTTCCGCTCCGAGGACGCCGGAGAGCTTGCGGCTGGCGGCATTGCTGCCGTATGCGGCATGTCGCACGTGCGGATCGGCGATATTATCGGCAGCCCGGATGCCATTCCCGAAGAGGCGCGGCTCGCTGTTCCGCTGCTGACCGTTCAAGCCCATTGGGGCGATGCCCAGCATTATCCGGCAATGGTACAGGCGCTTACGGAGCTGTCCGATGAGGACCCGCTGTTGAATGTACAGTGGCTGCAGGACGAGCGGGAGCTGCATGTGAAAGTAATGGGCCCGATACAGCTGGAAATATTGACGAGTGTTATCGAGCAGCGGTATGGACTTGCGGTGCGCTTCGGTCAGCCATCTGTTATTTATAAGGAAACGCTTGAGGAAGTGGGCGAAGGGTATATTTCCTATTTAATGCCCAAGCCTTGCTGGGCGGTATTGCGGTTTCGCATGGAGCCGGGCGAGCGTGGAAGCGGGCTGCAATATGCTTCGGCAGTACGCTCCGAGGATTTGCTGCCGCAATACCAAAGCGAGGTGGCGCGGCGCGTGCCGGAGGCATTGGAGCAAGGGCTCTACGGCTGGGAGGTCGTTGACCTTAAAGTGACGCTGATTGAAGGGCAGCATCATGTGTGGCATACGCACCCGCTGGATTTTGCGGTGGCGACGCCAATGGGCATTATGAACGGGCTAGCGTCGGTAGGCACCCGTCTGCTGGAGCCGATTCTCCAGTTCCGCATCGTCGTGCCCGAGGAGGCGGGAGGCCGGGTAATGAACGACCTGTCGCTAATGCGCGGCACATTCGGTGCACCCGTGCTGCATGGCGACAGAATGATTATTGAAGGGCGCGTACCCGCAGCGACCTCGCTGGAATACGCGGTAGAGCTCAGCTCGCTGACGAAAGGACGCGGGACGATTGCCACCTTTTTCGCTGGCTACGAGCCCTGCCCGCTTGATGTGAAAGCCGAGCGCCAGCGGCGCGGTGTCAATCCGTTGGATCAGTCAAAATATATTTTGAGCGTGCGCAAGGCGCTGCAAAATTAGATGCGCTAGAGCTGATCAGATTGGGAATGCAGATTGGGAAATGCAAATTAAGGATGCAGATTGAGGATGCAAATTAAAGGTTCAGGTTAAAGGCTGAGATTAAGAAGACAGAAGACAGAAGACAGAAGACAGGTTAAGAATACAGATTATGAATACAGATTATGAAGTCAGGTTAAGGATTCTGCTTAAGGGTTCTGTGTAGCCGAAAAAAAGGATAACCTAAAAAATCCTCACCCCTTAGGTAAAGAAGGGGCGGGGATTTTCATTTATCGCACTAGAGCTAGGGTGTATATGCAAACGTAAGTGAGGCAGATCCTGATAGAAAATAGCGTCAAACGTATTTTTTTCTACTACCGGGGGGGTATCACATCCTGAAGGTGCGCATTCGTGCCGATGGACTGCTCTCTGCTCTTCGTTTCAGAGGGATGCACCATGCACAAAGATAGGCAAAGTTAGACTTGGCGGATACAGCAGCAGCTATTCAACCGAATTAAGGGCTATGGCATCGTCTGCGGACTCAGGAGCCGTTAATCCGCTGCAAAAGGCCATTTTGCTGGGAGGAAGAGGGTAATAACGGATTTCCTGTCCGCTTACAGCACGAAATCGAATCAAAAGCCAGAATAGCGGAACCTCAATCCTCGCGCACGCCCCTAGCGCCACATGATGAACAGCAAAGACAATATAGATAGCAGAACCGACGTTATGATCATGGCGAGCAGCGGGCGAAGCGCGCGGGAGCGCAGCTCCCGCAAGTTGACGTTCAGCCCTAGTCCGACCATAGCCATCGTCAACAGGATGGTTGTAATCGTGGACAGGCTGCCTAAGGCCCGAGCGGAAAGTTCCAGCGTCGTGCCAGCTGTCATGCTCCCGAACAAGCTGAGGGCGATGAAGCCGAGCAAAAACCATGGAACCTCAGGCCGGGCCTTCATCTCTTGGGTGCTCGCTCCCTTCCCGGGGCGGCGGTTCATGATTGCCATCAGTATGAAGCTGACGGGAACGAGCAAAAACACACGGCTCAGCTTCGCCAGCAGCGCCAGGGCGACAGCATCTTGCCCGGCAGGCTCCGCGGCAAGCGCCACATGGGCAATTTCATGCAGGCTGATGCCTGCCCAAATGCCATATTGCTCCGCGGATAGCGGCAGCAGCGGCTGGAGGGCGGTGTAAGCGAGTGCGGCAATCGTGCCGACCAACGCAACGAGCCCGACGCTTGCGGCTGTGTCCTCGCCGCGAGCTTTAAGAATCGGCGATACAGCCGCAATGGCTGCCGCGCCGCAGATGCCTGTGCCGATTCCGAGCAATAGCGACAGCGGCATATCGGCTTTGAGCTTGCGGGCGACAAGCAGGGTGAAGAGGGCGGAGAAGAGAATGGTGGCTGCGGCTTGCAGCAGCAATCCGGTCCCCTGCTCCAGCAAAACGGTCATATTCAGCTTGAGCCCAAACAATATAATCGCAAGCCGCAGCAGCTGCTTGGAGGAAAATTGGATGCCAATGCGGAGAAAAGCCGGATATCCAACGAACTGGCGAAAAAGCACAGCAGCGATTAAGGCAATCGCCATAGGCCCTATGCGGCTGAAGCCGGGAAGCATGGCGAGCGCATAAGCAGCGGAGGCAAAAGCAGCCGTCAGTGCAACCCCGCCCAGCCAAGCCGCAGCATGCCCCTTGGCGTGCCTGCTTAACGCTCCCTGCGGCTCGGTCTTTTCCGAAGAGGGCTGCGTCATCATCATCGCGTTTATTTCTGCTTTCATAGCTGTCACCTCATCCTCATGTTGTAAGCGAAAAGCCTGTTGTTACTGCTACTTCTGCGACCGATGCTGATGCCGCCAAATAACGGGCGCATGCTTCCTGCTTGTTTAATAAATTAAGCATAAGGGATAGCTTACGATAAGAAAAATAAATTGTTATAATTATAATCATAACTAAATGCTTATGGTATTTTCATAAATAGAAAAGGCAACAAACGGAGAGAGAGGAGCGTGTTTAAACGATGGATCAATCCCTGCTCGTTTTTATAGCGGTTGCTGAGGAACGGAGCTTCACTCGCGCAGCGGAAGCGCTGCATATGACGCAGCCAGCAGTCAGTCAGCATATTCAGTCGCTGGAGGCGGATTTAGGCACCAAGCTGCTGGATCGCAGCAGCAAGTACGTCCGATTGAATAAAGCGGGGGACATCGTGTATCGCCATGCGAAGGAAATCAGCGGATTGCATGCGAAAATGCAAAGCCTGCTGGGTGACCTGCTTCACACGGCAAGCGGCGCGCTGTCGATCGGCGCAAGCTTCACCTTTGGCGAGTATGTACTGCCGCATATGATAGCCTGTTTGCGGGTGCGCTATCCGCTTATTACGCCCACAATTACAATCGGCAACACGAAGGACATTGCGGCGCTCGTTGCAGCCCGCCAGCTGGATATTGGAATCGTAGAGGGTGCGGTGCCAGAGCAGGACAAGCTGCAATGCGAGCCTTTTGCCAAAGATGCGATGTACGTCGTTGTTGGCGCCGAACATCCTTACGCGCAGCAGCAGGACATAAAGGCTGAGGCGCTGCTGGGCGAGCATTGGATTATGCGAGAGGAAGGCTCGGGAACGCGGACGGCAATGGAAAAAATGTTCGAGCAATACGATATTGTGCCGCATAATCGCATGGCGTTTGGCAGCACGCAAATTATTAAGGAGTCTGTGGAGGCGGGGCTCGGCATCTCTTTGCTATCAGAGTGGGCTGTGCGAAAAGAAATCTCGCTTGGGACGCTAAACAGGCTGACCATCGATGGCCAGCCTGTTCGGCGAGATTTTTCGATAATTACGCTGCGCGATGCTTTTCATACGAAAGCGGCGGAGCTATTCATTGAAATGGTGCGTGCCCGCGAAGGCATGCCGCAGCAGCCGACTTAGGAATATCCAGGTTCGGGTAGCGATAGGGCCACATCCTGTTGTGAAAAATAGTGCCTTTCGCCCGGCCCATAACCGGCTGCGCTGCCGCAGGCGCACATTATGGCGAGTTCCTCCGAATTTACCGGCTAACTCAGCCGGTAAAGCGCGAATGGTTCGCCATGCTTAAATCGCAGGCTGATTTCATTCAGCCGCTCCATGACGGCCGGCTCAGGCTGCAGGCTGGCTGAAGCCAGATTGGCCTCCAGCTGCGCTGTGCTC from the Paenibacillus sp. BIHB 4019 genome contains:
- a CDS encoding TetM/TetW/TetO/TetS family tetracycline resistance ribosomal protection protein, producing MGNSRANWRNVGIFAHVDAGKTTTTEHMLYVSGRTRTLGSVDTGTTITDSMEVERARGISVRAAMTALEWHGTHVQLVDTPGHVDFLSEVERALRVMDGAVLIVSAVEGVQAQTELIWNALRKLCIPTLIYINKMDRVGADCEAVLADIRSYLTADLLAVQRPLGIEQQFAGAEDLWAEGADADARTALLEALAEQDERLLERYVSGEEVPLAEWRAEAAAKARRAEVYPVMYGASSKGIGVQALLDAMIEYLPAPGGEADAPPSGIVFKIERDKVMGRMAYIRLYQGKIRNRDVVRNFTQQMDEKVTQIRKMDGFRSEDAGELAAGGIAAVCGMSHVRIGDIIGSPDAIPEEARLAVPLLTVQAHWGDAQHYPAMVQALTELSDEDPLLNVQWLQDERELHVKVMGPIQLEILTSVIEQRYGLAVRFGQPSVIYKETLEEVGEGYISYLMPKPCWAVLRFRMEPGERGSGLQYASAVRSEDLLPQYQSEVARRVPEALEQGLYGWEVVDLKVTLIEGQHHVWHTHPLDFAVATPMGIMNGLASVGTRLLEPILQFRIVVPEEAGGRVMNDLSLMRGTFGAPVLHGDRMIIEGRVPAATSLEYAVELSSLTKGRGTIATFFAGYEPCPLDVKAERQRRGVNPLDQSKYILSVRKALQN
- a CDS encoding putative sulfate exporter family transporter, translating into MKAEINAMMMTQPSSEKTEPQGALSRHAKGHAAAWLGGVALTAAFASAAYALAMLPGFSRIGPMAIALIAAVLFRQFVGYPAFLRIGIQFSSKQLLRLAIILFGLKLNMTVLLEQGTGLLLQAAATILFSALFTLLVARKLKADMPLSLLLGIGTGICGAAAIAAVSPILKARGEDTAASVGLVALVGTIAALAYTALQPLLPLSAEQYGIWAGISLHEIAHVALAAEPAGQDAVALALLAKLSRVFLLVPVSFILMAIMNRRPGKGASTQEMKARPEVPWFLLGFIALSLFGSMTAGTTLELSARALGSLSTITTILLTMAMVGLGLNVNLRELRSRALRPLLAMIITSVLLSILSLLFIMWR
- a CDS encoding RICIN domain-containing protein; protein product: MMKSKSRLLLAYVLTVALALTLMTVPAAAAPVTFDNGIQFKDTAGNPIQAHGGGILKSGSYYYWFGENRDGVNYVSVYRSADLKNWELRANVLSKTSSPELATANIERPKVIYNAATNKYVMWMHKENGVDYGDAQVAVASSTNIEGPYTYHGSFRPLNYDSRDMTVYNDNGTAYLISATRVNADLNIYRLTSDFLGVDSLVSTLWVGQYREAPAMFKRGSTYFLVTSGATGWAPNQAKYATASSISGTWSGLTNVGNGNTYNSQSTHVLPIEGSSTTSFLYMGDRWAGAWGGAVNTSEYVWLPITFPSSTTMTLDWADQLTIDTATGSATGTVAPPVNTTSWYKIANRASSKLLGVTSGGTTDGVQIEQYTDGGWTSQHWQFTDVGGRYYTIKNRNSGKVMDITSSSVADGATVIQYTSNGGLNQQFRILSAGSGYYKIMNVKSRKVLYITGGSSDNGADAIQWTDDNNTNKHFSFTTTS
- a CDS encoding LysR family transcriptional regulator, with the protein product MDQSLLVFIAVAEERSFTRAAEALHMTQPAVSQHIQSLEADLGTKLLDRSSKYVRLNKAGDIVYRHAKEISGLHAKMQSLLGDLLHTASGALSIGASFTFGEYVLPHMIACLRVRYPLITPTITIGNTKDIAALVAARQLDIGIVEGAVPEQDKLQCEPFAKDAMYVVVGAEHPYAQQQDIKAEALLGEHWIMREEGSGTRTAMEKMFEQYDIVPHNRMAFGSTQIIKESVEAGLGISLLSEWAVRKEISLGTLNRLTIDGQPVRRDFSIITLRDAFHTKAAELFIEMVRAREGMPQQPT